The following are encoded in a window of Arvicanthis niloticus isolate mArvNil1 chromosome 1, mArvNil1.pat.X, whole genome shotgun sequence genomic DNA:
- the Nosip gene encoding nitric oxide synthase-interacting protein — protein MTRHGKNCTAGAVYTYHEKKKDTAASGYGTQNIRLSRDAVKDFDCCCLSLQPCHDPVVTPDGYLYEREAILEYILRQKKEIARQMKAYEKQRGARREEQKELQRAAAQDQVRGFLEKEAAIVSRPLNPFMPKAATLPNTDGEQPGSSVGPLGKDKDKALPSFWIPSLTPEAKATKLEKPSRTVTCPMSGKPLRMSDLTSVRFTQLDDSVDRVGLITRSERYVCAVTRDSLSNATPCAVLRPSGAVVTLECVEKLIRKDMVDPVNGDTLTERDIIVLQRGGTGFAGSGVKLQAEMSRPVMQA, from the exons ATGACGCGGCACGGCAAGAACTGCACTGCAGGGGCCGTCTACACCTACCACGAGAAGAAGAAGGATACAG CGGCCTCAGGCTATGGGACCCAGAACATTCGACTGAGCCGGGATGCTGTGAAGGACTTTGACTGCTGCTGTCTCTCTCTGCAGCCATGCCATGACCCTGTGGTCAC GCCGGACGGCTACCTGTATGAAAGGGAGGCGATCCTGGAGTACATCCTCCGCCAGAAGAAAGAGATCGCCCGGCAGATGAAG GCCTATGAGAAGCAGCGAGGAGCCCggagagaagagcagaaagagcTTCAGCGAGCTGCAGCACAGGACCAGGTCCGAGGCTTCCTGGAGAAGGAGGCAGCCATTGTGAGCCGGCCCCTCAACCCCTTCATGCCCAAGGCTGCCACCTTACCCAACACAG ATGGTGAACAGCCAGGGTCCAGTGTGGGTCCCCTAGGCAAGGACAAGGACAAAGCACTGCCCAGCTTCTGGATCCCATCACTAACACCCGAGGCAAAGGCCACCAAGCTGGAAAAGCCG TCCCGCACAGTGACCTGCCCGATGTCTGGGAAGCCACTGCGCATGTCGGACCTGACGTCAGTGCGCTTCACGCAGCTGGACGACTCAGTGGACCGAGTGGGGCTCATCACACGCAGTGAACGCTACGTTTGTGCAGTGACCCGAGACAGTCTGAGCAATGCCACGCCGTGTGCAGTGCTGCGGCCCTC TGGGGCCGTGGTCACCCTGGAGTGTGTGGAGAAACTGATCCGGAAGGACATGGTGGACCCCGTGAATGGGGATACGCTGACAGAGCGCGACATCATCGTGCTGCAGCGG GGTGGCACAGGCTTTGCGGGCTCCGGAGTGAAGCTACAGGCGGAAATGTCCCGGCCAGTGATGCAGGCCTGA
- the Rcn3 gene encoding reticulocalbin-3: MMWRWSLLLLLLLLRHWALGKPSPDAGPHSQGRVHQGTPLSEAPHDDAHGNFQYDHEAFLGRDVAKEFDQLSPEESQARLGRIVDRMDLAGDSDGWVSLAELRAWIAHTQQRHIRDSVSAAWHTYDTDRDGRVGWEELRNATYGHYEPGEEFHDVEDAETYKKMLARDERRFRVADQDGDSMATREELTAFLHPEEFPHMRDIVVAETLEDLDKNKDGYVQVEEYIADLYSEEPGEEEPAWVQTERQQFRDFRDLNKDGRLDGSEVGYWVLPPSQDQPLVEANHLLHESDTDKDGRLSKAEILSNWNMFVGSQATNYGEDLTRHHDEL, encoded by the exons ATGATGTGGCGATGGTCGCTTCTGTTGCTTCTCTTACTGCTGAGGCACTGGGCCCTCGGGAAGCCATCCCCTGATGCAGGACCTCATAGCCAGGGTAGGGTGCATCAAGGAACCCCCCTGAGCGAGGCCCCCCACGATGACGCCCACGGGAATTTCCAGTACGACCATGAGGCGTTCCTGGGACGAGACGTGGCCAAGGAATTTGACCAACTCAGCCCAGAGGAAAGCCAGGCCCGACTTGG GCGGATCGTAGACCGCATGGACCTTGCTGGGGACAGCGACGGCTGGGTGTCCTTAGCTGAGCTCCGCGCGTGGATCGCGCACACACAGCAGCGGCACATACGTGACTCGGTGAGCGCAGCCTGGCACACCTACGACACGGACCGCGACGGGCGCGTGGGTTGGGAGGAATTACGCAATGCCACCTATGGTCATTATGAGCCCG GGGAGGAATTTCATGATGTGGAAGATGCTGAGACCTACAAGAAGATGCTGGCTCGTGATGAGCGGCGATTCCGGGTAGCCGACCAAGATGGAGACTCCATGGCTACTCGGGAAGAGCTGACAGCCTTTCTGCATCCTGAGGAGTTCCCTCACATGCGGGACATCGTGGTGGCA GAGACCCTGGAGGACCTTGACAAGAACAAAGATGGCTACGTACAAGTGGAAGAGTACATCG CGGACCTGTATTCTGAGGAGCCTGGGGAGGAAGAACCTGCCTGGGTGCAGACAGAGCGGCAGCAGTTCCGAGACTTCCGGGATCTGAACAAGGATGGGCGGCTGGATGGCAGTGAAGTCGGTTACTGGGTGCTACCTCCGTCCCAGGACCAGCCCCTGGTGGAGGCCAACCACCTGCTGCATGAGAGTGACACAGACAAG GATGGCCGGCTGAGCAAAGCTGAGATCCTGAGCAACTGGAACATGTTTGTGGGCAGCCAGGCCACTAACTACGGTGAGGATCTGACAAGACACCATGATGAGCTCTGA
- the Fcgrt gene encoding IgG receptor FcRn large subunit p51, with protein sequence MGMPQPWVLSLLLVLLPQTWGTETPPPLMYRLTAVSNPSTGLPSFWATGWLGPQQYLTYNNLRQEADPFGAWVWENQVSWYWEKETTDLKSKEQLFLEALRTLKNQINGNFTLQGLLGCELAPDNSSLPTAVFALNGEEFMEFNPRTGNWSGEWPETDIVGNLWMKQPEVARKESEFLLISCPERLLGHLERGRQNLEWKEPPSMRLKARPSTSGSSVLTCTAFSFYPPEIKLRFLRNGLASGSGNCSTGPNGDGSFHAWSLLEVKRGDEHHYQCQVEHGGLPQPLTVDLESSARSSVPVVGIVLGVLLVVVAIAGGVLLWNRMHSGLPAPWLSLSGDDSGDLLPGGNLPPEAEPQGANTFPATS encoded by the exons gtcctcctgcctcagacctgGGGTACAG agacccctcccccactgatgTATCGTCTCACAGCTGTGTCAAACCCATCCACGGGGCTTCCCTCTTTCTGGGCCACAGGCTGGCTGGGTCCTCAGCAATATCTGACCTACAACAACCTGCGGCAGGAGGCTGACCCCTTTGGGGCCTGGGTGTGGGAAAACCAGGTGTCTTGGTATTGGGAGAAGGAGACCACGGACCTTAAAAGCAAAGAGCAGCTCTTCTTGGAGGCCCTCAGGACCCTGAAGAACCAGATAAATG GAAACTTCACACTGCAGGGCCTGCTGGGCTGTGAACTGGCCCCTGATAATTCTTCACTGCCCACGGCTGTGTTTGCCCTCAATGGCGAGGAGTTCATGGAGTTCAACCCAAGAACCGGCAACTGGAGTGGGGAGTGGCCTGAGACAGACATTGTTGGCAACCTGTGGATGAAGCAGCCCGAGGTGGCCAGGAAGGAGAGCGAGTTCCTGCTAATTTCCTGTCCTGAGAGGCTGCTAGGCCACCTGGAGAGGGGCCGTCAGAACCTGGAGTGGAAGG AGCCGCCATCCATGCGCCTGAAAGCCCGTCCCAGCACCTCTGGCTCCTCCGTGCTGACCTGTACTGCTTTCTCCTTCTATCCGCCGGAGATCAAGCTGCGATTCCTGCGCAATGGGCTGGCCTCGGGCTCCGGAAACTGCAGCACCGGTCCCAATGGCGATGGTTCTTTCCACGCGTGGTCATTGCTGGAGGTCAAACGTGGAGATGAGCACCACTACCAGTGTCAAGTGGAGCACGGGGGGCTGCCACAGCCTCTCACCGTGGACCTAG AGTCATCGGCCAGATCTTCTGTGCCCGTGGTCGGAATCGTTCTTGGCGTATTGCTGGTGGTAGTGGCTATCGCAGGGGGTGTGCTGCTGTGGAACAGGATGCACAGTGGGCTACCAG CCCCATGGCTTTCTCTCAGCGGTGATGACTCCGGCGACCTGCTGCCTGGTGGGAACTTGCCCCCCGAGGCTGAGCCTCAAGGTGCAAATACCTTTCCAGCCACTTCCTGA